AGTTACCAATTTCGATGGAAACAATGAGGCTACCCATGCGTCCATTATAGAGTTCGTTgacgtattattatttatttgtagactCACTCAAATAACGTGTACGTAAGTAGAGTTTGCAGGGTTTCCCGGAGAGCGGTATGTTCCTTGGTTGCCAACCTCGGTACATTCACTTGCGTCATCATACTTTATTATAAAGGCCAATTTAAAAATAGGTTACCAGTCGTTTTCCTACTTCTTAAACTTCTTACTTATTTCTTAAACACTTTTTCTCGAAATGTGTGACGTacttaactaagtatataacaataaaaattactgacgacatatttttatttttagaatgaCCGGAATAAAGGTAAATTAGCTATGTCAGTGAATTTAGACGTAGTAGGTATAGAGTTCCGTGATTTCTTTTTACGTAAAGCTGCCATTATGTTTATAAAATGACACTTTCATAAAAGGCTTTCTGTAAAAAATGCCTGAAAATTGTCTTTTACAACGTCTATTGAAACATTTCCTAATGAGCGAACTGAGTTATTCTTATTTCTATTAAAACGCGTTTGTGTACTTTTCATTCAAGATGGCAAATCAAGCTTACTCCACTTTTTATAGGCAAATAATTAAACGTTTTATTATACCCAGTTGGGCCATATTCATtcccaacaaaaaaatattaaaaaaaaaagacttttattcaattagacttttacaagtaccttcttctgaatcgtcaagagcatctaccactggttcggaatgcctttcttaccgagaagagccagcaagaaactcaaaaaaaatttcattacataataattaattaaaacaaataataggaACCGTTATCAGGTAACAAGTAGATAAGAATGCTGCAATTTCTGCGTGACCTAAAACCAGTAAGAGGGAGATGGCATTAAAATTAACGATTGAAGTGTATGAGCAGCCCTAAAATAGTTACCGTGAACGTCATCACGACACGCATAGGTGGAAGTACCTGAAAggcctaaataaaatattcactCGACGGGTATTATAACGGACATTAATCACCTTGCGCCGACTATTTCTAACGAAAACTTTATTTCGTCGCCCGCCGGTCCTCCAGTACGATTTCCATTTGCTgaataattcaaattaattaCGAATATTTCGTAATCATCTATCAGCCGCTAGATTACGCAACTTATGATTAATTCAACCCGTGGAGATTGCCGTTTGACAGCTGATTGAACTGGACCAAAAGACTGTTTAAAACTGTTTACTGTTTGTCTCTTCCCCATTCAACGATAGTTATAAAGGAATAGTCGTCAAGTTATCATAAATCAATAGACCTCCACTACTGGATATAGGTCCCTTCCACACGCCAGAATCTTCGCCACTGTCTTGCCTCGAACCAGCGACTCCCTACGAGACTCCTTTGATGCCGTCTGTCCACCTTGATGGGGTAGCTAGTATGTTAGTGATTTTTGATAAACTAATGCTGCAAAAACTTCCATAtggttactaggtaggtattccaCACTACCagccatacttccatactaatattataaatgcgaaagtgtgtttgtctgtatgtatatctgtctgtctgtctgtctgcctgtctgcctgtctgtctatctgctagcttttcccggcccaacaggttaaccggttttgatgaaatttggtagcgtacatcccggggatggacataggctactttttatcccggaaaatcaaagagatcccacgggattctgaaaggtccatccgtttaaccgattcatatgagatttggtaaagagttagcttgcgtcccggtaattgacataggcaactttttaactcggaaaagcaaagagttcccacgggatttttataaaaacctaaaccacgcagataaagtcatgggcatcgtctagtttacTATAGAAAAAGTCTTAACATTTTTAACTTAACCTACTTTTCTTTATTGCAGGTCATAGCAGCAGGGAAAGCGGTATTAGTGACAGGATGCGACAATGTGTTAGGAAACGCGCTAGCCAGGAAGCTGGACGACTTGGGATATCATGTGTTCGCGGGCTTCCAGAACAAGGCTGGAAATATTGATGCCGATATGCTCAAGGAAGATTGCTCTGGTAGACTACATACTCTTCAGCTGGACATCACTTCAGAAACACAGGTGCctataaagtagcctatccatTAAGCGCGCTAGCAATACTAACCTAATAGTCGCGAAGCTTTTATTCCAATTCCTGACaacacaaatgtaaattaaaaatttataacacccctgacaaatgaaggttacagtaactagaaaagagctgataactttcaaacggctgaactgattttcttggattatagctaagaacactctcaatcaagccacctttcaaacaaaaaaaaaaactaaataattcaTAACTAAGGTCAACCACATTAATTTTTGGAAGCTTTCGTATCTTTCGCTTTTGGATCTAtatggattattattgtattttgtatggatatatCACGTGTATCGCCCGAAACTTACATCAAATTGTGGTTCCAAGGGATAATTCATAACTAGTTTCACGGTCCTACGCAAACTGAAATATTTTACGTTATTAAAGTAGCAAAGCCTCGACCAGAGAATGTAGGGACTGTAGAtatctttctttttcttattcTTGTTATCTTTAATAATCTTCTTTGCCTAATCAGTAATCAAACCGCTGTTGCGCTGAACAGCTTTCACTTGAGGGATCGATCGGCACATTTAAATAACATATGattgatcccggaaaattgaagagtacGCACGccatttaaaaaagaaatctaAATGGTCGGTACAAATCACCTTCAAGTGTACAAAATGCTAGTGACCTCATTCGACGTTTGAATGTAACTGTTATTCTCTTGTTCACCAGATTCTCTCGGCGTCTCTGTATATCGTGGACCACCTACCAGAGGGCGCCCAAGGCTTGTGGGCCATCGTCAACTGCGAGTCCTGGTGCGCGCTGGGTGAACTAGAATGGGTGCCGTTCTCTGTGATTCGGCGAGCTATGGAGGTGAACTTGCTTGGTATGTACGCGCTACCCTGTATCGCTGTAAGATGGCTGTCTCCGCATTTGTGTCTGTTACAACTTCAGTGCAATAGATGGCGCTGGATGTTTTAGATTTCAGCCTGTGAAATAAGCGTATCTAATGTTGCAAGCGTTATAATGTGACAGCCAAGCcataattcacacgagcgttataaaagcgttgcgttaaaccCCGGCGTTGGCAGGTATTAACGATGCACGCGTTAAAAAAACGTTTCCGTGTGAacatacttgggaatgcatttgttctatttgaacgcttttttaacggacctTAAAATAAGCTCTCCtatgaatgaggccttatgctatcgtacacaatctctaaactaaataaaattaaatgaagtCTACTGCTTGGTTTTATTTCTGTCTTTAGTTTAAATATTGAATCTCCTTTGTTATTGGTTATAGCTTGACCCGTGTTAACTACTCGTTTTTTAAGGCCGTTGTTTTCATCATAATCCCGTGTTCTTGGTGCAGAATTTCTTCTTTCATAAAAAGGGTCGGAGCTTAGGTAGTTATTACAGggctttattaaataaaactatgtaaaatatttgtagGTTAATTAAGTAGGTTGACGATGATGACCCCCCTGGAaaggtgagcgctgtggttttgtataaatgggaggtcccgggttcgattctcggctggtataatttaggaatttataatttcgaaattgTCTGTGGTCTGGTCTGGCAGAGGCTGCTGCCTATTTTCCGTTCCGTttcgtcaagcgatttagcgttccagtacgattaCCGAGCCATGTAAAAACCGATAAGAGGTAGGTATggttttaatgaaactgccatacaaGGGGGACCGAgttagccagcttccatcttataggtacaacatcatcacttgccactaggtgagatcgctTTCTAGTGCTTACTTGTAGGTTAAAAAATGTGCCCACATAACATCATCACCAAGTAAATTGCAATAAGATTTGTTTAATTGTGTATAGGCTTATAATATGGCGATAGTAAAATGAATTTAGTGTATTAAAAAGAGCcttatttaaatgaaacttCGCGAATGTTTTAAGAAAAatgcaagtaggtatataagaaaagtataagtaggtacctgcttaataaaaatatttttcaaaggtATTCGCGAGCTCTTGTTCGTGAAAAGAAGCGGAAACTTTCTTATACAAATGCGAACAATGCCAGTTGAAGGAGGACATTCCGACTTTAGAACGAGCTAATTGGACGCGTCTGTTTCCAGGACCGGCTCGCCTGGTTCAAGTGATGCTGCCGCTAGTGCGCCGCTCGCGGGGCCGCGTCGTGTTGGCCTCGTCCATCCTGACGCACGTGGCGGCGCCCGTGCGCGGCGTGCACGCCGCCTCGCTCGCCGCGCTCGACGCCCTCGCCGCCTGTCTGCGTCGTGAACTGAAGCCGCGTGGCGTCGACGTCGTAAGTCTCGCATCCACACTCTTCACAAGGCGACACGACGATATcgtgatctatactaatatcatatcatagacttcatctgcgtgaatgtagtttttttaaacccggaggaactcattgattttctggaataaaaatcCTATGTCTGTCTTTGGGATGCAAGCCAAGAAGAAAGATGATGCTCACAACTTCGTCGAATTAGGTTttcaaactctttgattttcgaaGTCAACATCatgaatgcgaaaatgtgtctgaaTATCTGCTTGCTTTTCACATCCCATCCGTTAAACGACATTAGGTATAGAGCTTGCATTCCGGGAACACGGTTAAGtacttttgttccggaaaatcaaaggttcccacgggattttcaaaaacctaaatccacgtttACGATTTCGTTGACATCTTCTATTTTGTACAGAGCTATATAGCTGGTAGATATCTCAAACacagatataggctattttttgtccgAGACAAGCGAAGATCAAGGGatttaaaaatctgaatccacgtggacgaagatTCTCACATCTagtggaaaaataaaaccgatttttcAAGCTATATAGAGAACAAAATCTAACTTGGCTGCTACTTTGAACACAATGGAACAATATCCACCTGACCTCAAATCGGTAACATCAGTGACAATAAACGGGAACGAGGGGAAAAAAGTTTCTTAGATGCATGAAGCTTAAACTAGGCCTAGCTTAGTACCTCATTACACAGATCCCACATCCGCATTAGGGCAAACCAATAACGCAGATGTATCCTTGTTTACAATAATAGACTAGCTAATGTCCACGATTtcatctgtgtggatttaggtttttaaaactcccgtgaaaactttttaactttgcggccattttttgaagcacacTCGAAGGTGCCTAAGTCCAGAGCCAATATGTATTATCCACATACGATATCTGTGTCGTTAGGCGTATGTGTCCCTTACACAAGCGTACgtctttttaataattaatttgtcttcaatttttttaatacaagtgCAATTGTATGAAGATTtcctatctggagttttataatatatttgggtagatactacctacctacatcataTATATGTATAGAAAATTAATGAGGGATGTTAGAAGTAAATCTGGcggtttttacaaaaatatgtttaaGTCCTGTCGTCCACATCTCACTTTATTGACTAAATTAGCGGACAAATTCGATTGGGAAACTTGAATAAACTTTCTCAATTGGAAACTTCGCCCAACTTATCCACTTACAAGTTTTGTAAGGTTTCTTTTCTATTAATCTTTATTTAGGTCTCGACTttgatatttgaaaattatagAAATACAAATAGACGGCAcccaaaaatacataaataaatactttttacatttttcttttatctatatctatattaaaCAACGTAGGTGATACGCAGTTTTCGAAACACTATTTAAGATCAAATTAGTGAAAATCTCAAacacgtgtgtgtgtgtgtattacCAAAACGGTTTGCGGTGCAAAATAGTACCGCAGTATATTAAATATTCCGAATTTGGATCGCTCTTCACACTAGCGTTTCTCCAGCGTAGACGTTCATCGAACCTATGCTCAATGCAGACGCTACGACAACACGACGCGACGCCCGACGCTGCGCTGGTGTTAACGCATAGGTACAACGTGTACATCACaagcttaataataattaccttcGCATTAATGTTCTTTTTACTAGCAAATCCAGTAATTTTCCTTGTCGGTGTCCATTTTGTTAATGACACCGTGACACGTGTTAACTTAACCATCAGTAACTTGGTTGCACTGCATTAGCATCGCGTAGTCGCCGCGTCATACGTTCGACGAACACATAGGGCCCTACCACAATAATTGCAGTGTGACGTTGCATCGTAAGAAGCACCTCAATAGGTGCGACGTCGTTCTTACGTTCGTTGACGTAAATACGTTGACGTTGATTGCTTCGTCGATTCCCATATTTTCCACGACGCATAACGTACGGCGACGTAAAATTTTACAATGCGACGCCGCACCGTATTGTATTATGAAAGGGCCCATACACTGATGGAACGCGAGTGTGAAGGGGTTCTAATAATAACCATCCGGATCCGAGGGAAGGATGTGGTGCCCGTAACAGAGGTTTTCCCTAGTACGGGTGTCAAAGCACTCCATCGGGTATCAACATATTTTATTGTGTTTACCTTTTCTGTGATGTTCTAGATTTTAGGAGTTCTTAAGGAATAGATAAATATACTAtacatattaaatttattatgaatatatgttataaatatatgttatatataatgttattaattttgGGTCAGGTGGTGGTAGCTGCCGGCGAATACACGACGGGTAGTGCGTGGCTCTCCGAGGAGAAGCTTCTGGAGCAAGCGCGCGACATGTGGAAACGGCTTAGCGACGAACAAAAAGGCGCCTACGGAGAAGACTATTTCGAGCAAGCTCTCCGCAGTATCGAGAAATATACTAAGAGTGCTGTAAGTGAAATTTTTTACCATTCAAATCTGAATCACATACATAATTTATACAAGGAATTAGATACTATATAAAGAAAATTGTTCTACGAAGCATACAATTCCAGTGATTCAGTTCACGATCTAAAGTCCATCGAAGGTATTCAATGATCGTTCCGAGTCTCGGAAGGAAACCTAAATAAAAAGCGTCGAAGCACCCATATTAGATATAAAtgttggattttttttaattatttgaattGTCAGAAATGTTAGAAGATTAGATGTTGCGATAATTGTGCTctaactaaatatattttttttagatcaaaactctcggataacctctacgcgttgtgaTTTGAATTCctcgcgtaggttttgggaggacattacAGGacgataattaaaataataaataaaattatttaaataataaatgcttttctgagtgacgcttttaattcattaattatATGACATCATATGAGtcagatattgattttattcaactacaattaataattaaattaatgtaattttGTATCCTTTCtaacaatttaaattaatttttcttaacCTAACACTACCTAGTAAATATTTACTTCAGTACTGTTTTAGATGCTATAcgtcatttcaaaattttacgaagtttattacttattaaactTTACCTGCactttgtcatcatcatcacgatagctaataataatttaaatctaCACGAacaaagttgcgagcatcagctatAATTGATTAATTCAATCACTTATGGAGGTAGGTATCAGGTATGCCTAACGACTCGAAGAACATTCCATCGGTAGATAATAGCTATGTTCATGTTCATACATGGCATTTCTACCTAATTAATCcatcaaatattatattatcagcgTATTTGGATTCCG
The window above is part of the Maniola jurtina chromosome 12, ilManJurt1.1, whole genome shotgun sequence genome. Proteins encoded here:
- the LOC123870024 gene encoding D-beta-hydroxybutyrate dehydrogenase, mitochondrial; this translates as MAAGDVTRRASITAPSMHRRPSARRGSLIKGSQTTTSKEVPWDIIDRCALPIVLCHALAVVLSALMNALHISQISVFTLFLWFSISVTGSLWFYHNLQVIAAGKAVLVTGCDNVLGNALARKLDDLGYHVFAGFQNKAGNIDADMLKEDCSGRLHTLQLDITSETQILSASLYIVDHLPEGAQGLWAIVNCESWCALGELEWVPFSVIRRAMEVNLLGPARLVQVMLPLVRRSRGRVVLASSILTHVAAPVRGVHAASLAALDALAACLRRELKPRGVDVVVVAAGEYTTGSAWLSEEKLLEQARDMWKRLSDEQKGAYGEDYFEQALRSIEKYTKSADADLTAVTRALSDGVTRTFPLSRYTPVSPREKLKSLLAEHMPRSLYEGLYSD